One window of Quercus robur chromosome 5, dhQueRobu3.1, whole genome shotgun sequence genomic DNA carries:
- the LOC126728823 gene encoding G-type lectin S-receptor-like serine/threonine-protein kinase At1g11330, whose translation MGLVPRNTNMSVLLVLLCCFCLEIVSATDTITFFQSIKDPDYIISNGSSFKLGFFSPENSTNRYLGIWYNKKSVLPAQWVANRDKPLKDSSGVLTISEDGNLVLLNGRKEILWSSNVTNSVVNSSAQLSDSGNLVLRENTTGTKLWESFQNPSDTLLQTMKFSTNVRTGEKVQFTSWKSHSDPSIGSFSCGIQPQSLPQIFIWKEGSPHWRSGPWNTRIFIGTPETDTVFHDGFSLVEDQDGTYSFSCSYVTDSLFHYVLTTEGDIVERYWDYKKKEWGIVWNAVQSECDVYGTCGEFGSCNSQSSPICSCLPGFVPKNTEEWRSGNWTNGCVRRTPLQCERVNSTGGEAGKMDGFLKLKMMKVPDLTNSSPAHEDYCRQQCLENCSCIAYAYDIGTGCMSWTRSLIDTQKFSSGGVDLYIRVAYSELDTEGDVIKIVRITVIIGTVFTSVCIFILWRWMAKQKARRNRENGILLFNRGEAHKQFPSENMLGDNLNQVEVQELPLFDFEKLASATNNFHQSNKLGQGGFGPVYRFYSQGKLIDGQEIAVKRLSKTSGQGLEEFMNEVVVISKLQHRNLVKLLGCCVEGEERMLIYEYMPNKSLDAFLFDPHKNELLDWTKRFNIVEGIGRGLLYLHRDSRLRIIHRDLKASNILLDKELNPKISDFGTARIFRGNENQGDTKKVVGTYGYMSPEYAIEWRFSEKSDVFSFGVLLLEIVSGRRINCFYDEEQSLTLLGLAWKLWNADNIVALIDPMIYEPCFEMEMLRCIHVGLLCVQELAKDRPTASVFVSMLKSEIVDLPRPKKPAYTERQMDLDTKYTNGSSQLDFENEITKTARWMKFCEHIDKLIFKRDKFQVNAIMVKMVTDEVAIDVNVFGGLVEQYG comes from the exons ATGGGACTCGTACCTCGAAATACAAACATGTCAGTTCTTCTAGTCTTGCTATGTTGCTTTTGTTTAGAAATTGTCTCTGCCACGGACACCATTACATTTTTTCAATCCATCAAAGACCCGGACTACATAATCTCCAATGGGAGTTCTTTCAAACTGGGATTCTTCAGCCCAGAAAATTCTACCAATCGCTACCTCGGAATATGGTATAATAAAAAATCTGTCTTACCTGCCCAATGGGTAGCTAACAGAGATAAACCCCTCAAGGATTCTTCTGGGGTTCTTACTATATCTGAGGATGGAAATCTTGTACTATTAAACGGACGAAAGGAGATTCTTTGGTCATCAAATGTTACGAACTCTGTTGTCAATTCAAGTGCCCAGCTTTCAGATTCGGGGAACCTAGTCTTGCGAGAAAACACTACAGGGACAAAATTATGGGAGAGTTTCCAAAATCCTTCTGATACACTCTTGCAAACAATGAAATTTAGTACCAATGTAAGAACAGGTGAGAAAGTGCAGTTCACATCATGGAAAAGCCACTCTGATCCATCCATTGGAAGCTTCTCTTGTGGTATCCAACCTCAAAGTCTTCCTCAAATATTCATTTGGAAAGAGGGTAGCCCCCATTGGCGCAGTGGTCCATGGAACACTAGGATCTTTATTGGAACACCAGAAACAGATACGGTGTTTCACGATGGATTTAGTCTCGTAGAGGATCAAGATGGAACATATTCTTTCAGTTGTTCTTATGTGACCGATTCTTTGTTTCATTATGTCCTGACTACCGAAGGAGATATAGTGGAAAGATATTGGgattataagaaaaaagaatgggGGATTGTGTGGAATGCTGTGCAGAGCGAGTGTGATGTTTATGGTACGTGTGGGGAATTTGGAAGCTGTAACTCACAAAGTTCGCCAATTTGCAGCTGTTTACCTGGGTTTGTGCCAAAGAACACAGAAGAATGGCGTAGCGGAAATTGGACTAATGGATGTGTGAGGAGGACACCATTGCAGTGTGAGAGGGTGAACAGTACCGGTGGTGAAGCCGGCAAAATGGATGGGTTTTTGAAACTGAAAATGATGAAGGTGCCAGACCTCACAAATTCGTCACCTGCTCATGAAGACTATTGCAGACAGCAGTGTTTAGAGAATTGTTCTTGTATAGCTTATGCATATGATATTGGCACGGGTTGTATGTCATGGACTAGAAGCTTAATTGACACACAGAAATTCTCCAGCGGTGGAGTTGATCTTTACATTCGTGTTGCCTATTCAGAACTCG ATACAGAGGGAGATGTGATAAAAATAGTCAGAATCACCGTGATCATAGGAACAGTTTTTACTTCAGTCTGCATATTCATATTGTGGAGGTGGATGGCTAAACAAAAAG CAAGGAGAAACAGAGAAAATGGGATTTTATTATTCAACAGAGGAGAAGCACATAAACAATTTCCAAGTGAAAACATGCTTGGAGACAATCTGAACCAAGTTGAAGTCCAGGAGCTACCACTATTTGATTTTGAGAAGCTGGCGAGTGCAACAAACAACTTCCATCAATCTAACAAGCTTGGCCAAGGTGGATTTGGTCCTGTATATAGG TTTTATTCGCAAGGAAAATTAATAGATGGACAAGAAATTGCTGTAAAAAGACTTTCCAAAACCTCTGGACAAGGCTTAGAAGAATTTATGAATGAGGTGGTGGTAATATCTAAACTCCAACATCGGAATCTTGTAAAGCTCCTTGGTTGCTGTGTTGAAGGAGAAGAGAGGATGTTGATCTATGAATACATGCCAAACAAAAGTCTGGATGCATTTCTATTCG ATCCACACAAAAATGAATTGCTAGATTGGACAAAACGCTTCAACATTGTTGAAGGAATTGGTCGAGGTTTGCTATACCTTCATAGGGATTCCAGATTAAGAATTATTCATAGAGATCTAAAGGCAAGTAACATCTTGTTGGATAAAGAactaaatccaaaaatatcagaTTTTGGTACGGCCAGAATTTTTAGAGGTAATGAAAACCAGGGTGATACTAAAAAGGTCGTCGGAACTTA TGGTTATATGTCCCCTGAATATGCAATAGAATGGCGATTTTCAGAGAAATCAGATGTCTTCAGTTTTGGAGTGTTGTTACTAGAGATAGTTAGTGGAAGAAGAATTAATTGCTTTTATGATGAAGAGCAGTCCCTGACCCTTTTAGGACTA gCATGGAAATTGTGGAATGCAGACAACATTGTAGCATTAATAGACCCGATGATATATGAACCATGCTTTGAAATGGAAATGTTGAGATGCATACATGTCGGGCTGTTGTGTGTGCAAGAACTTGCTAAAGATAGGCCGACTGCatctgtttttgtttctatGCTTAAAAGTGAAATTGTCGATCTGCCTCGTCCAAAGAAACCAGCATACACTGAAAGGCAGATGGACTTAGATAcaaa ATATACTAATGGCTCAAGCcaacttgattttgaaaatgagatcACAAAGACTGCTAGGTGGATGAAATTTTGTGAACACATTGACAAGTTGATCTTCAAACGAGACAAATTTCAAGTGAATGCTATTATGGTGAAGATGGTGACAGATGAAGTGGCAATCGATGTCAATGTGTTTGGTGGGCTCGTGGAGCAATATGGATAG